A region of the Paracoccaceae bacterium genome:
TGAACGACCGCGAAAAGGACATCCTCGTGCAGCGCCGCCTGTCCGACGCACCGGTGACGCTGGAGGAACTGTCGGAAAGCTACGGCGTCAGCCGCGAGCGGATCCGGCAGATCGAGGTGCGCGCCTTCGAAAAGCTGCAGGGCAAGATGCGCGACCTGGCGCGCGGAAAGGGAATGCTGATTCCCGCCTGAGATCGGCAGCAGGCCGGTTTCCCCACCGGCCTGCGACCGCTAACATGCCCCTGCATCAACAAGGGGCGTGATCATGCAGACAATCCGCTGGGGCATTCTTGGCGCATCGAAATTCGCGCGCGACCATATGGCGCCCGCCATCCATGCCGCGCGCGGCGCCATGCTGGCCGCTGTTGCCACCTCCGACCCGGCCCGCGCCCTGCCCTTTGCCGAGCTTGCGCCGGGGCTGCGGGTGCTTGGGGATTATGACGCCCTGCTCGCGGACCCCGCGATCGACGCGGTCTACATTCCGCTGCCCAACCACCTTCACGTCGAATGGACGCTGCGGGCGCTTGCCGCCGGAAAGCATGTGCTGACCGAAAAGCCGCTGGCCATGACCGCCGCCGAATACGACACGGTGATCGCGGCGCGCGATGCCGCCGGACGGCTGGCCGCCGAGGCCTACATGATCGTGCATCACCCGCAGTGGCAGCGCGCCCGCGCGCTCATCGCCGATGGTGCCATCGGCCCCGTCCTGCATGTGGATGGCGCCTTCAGCTATGACAATCGCCACGATCTCGCGAATATCCGCAACCGGCCCGAAACCGGCGGCGGCGGCATCCGCGACATCGGTGTCTACACCTACGGCTCCGCCCGTTTCGCCACCGGCGCCGAACCCGAACCCGAAACCCTGCGCGCCCGCTGGGTGCTCGAAAACGGCGTCGATACCTGGGCCCAGGTCACGGGGCGCTTTTCAGGCAATGGCCACAGCTTCACCTATTCCGCCGTCACCTCGATGCGCCTGTTCCCCCGGCAGGAAATGACCTTCCAGGGCGAGAGGGGTCTGCTGCGGCTGACCTGTCCGTTCAACGCCAACGTCTTCGGCGAGGCGCGGGTGGAACTCCACCGCCCCGGGCTGAGCGTCACGGCCGAACGCTTTCCCGGCGTCAACCACTATGTCCTTCAGGTCGAGGCATTTGGCGCATCCCTGCGTGACGGCGGGCCCTACGGCTGTCCGCTGGAATTCACCAGGGGCACGCAGGCGATGATCGACCGCGTGTTCGCCGTCGCTGCGCCCGCCTGAATCCGGCCGTTGTGTCAGTCGGGCTTGTCGGTGACTCGCTGCAGTCTGCACATTTTGTAAACCAAACTAGACAGATTTCCGCCAAGTATTTCAAACAACGGCGGAAATTCTGCATGATTTGTCCGTCTTGATTGACACTTTCAAGATGCTAGGATCACGGGGCGGGAATCGTAACCTGTGGGCATGGGCGCGGACGGATGAACAAGGACGACAGGCTGCTTCTCGATGCGCAGGCGTTCGAGCGTGCCAAGGGCCTGTTTGTCGCCCCGTCGCCGCGCCTGCCGGGCAAGGCGGTCGAGGCGCTGGCCTCCGAGGTTCTCGCCAGGCTGTCCAGTCGCGGCGGTGCCATCGACATATGGGCCGCCGCAGACAGCGCCAGCAGGATGGAAGGCCGGATCGAATCGCTCAGCCATGCGCTGCTCGCCCTCGACGATGCCGAGGCGACCGAGATCGTGATGCAGGCCCACACCGACGGCGTTCCGGTCGAAACGCTGTATCTCGGCCTTCTGGCCGAGGCCGCGCGCCGCCTTGGCCGCTGGTGGGAAGAGGACCGCATCACCTCGGTCGAGGTGGTGATCGGGGCAGGCCGGATCTATGCCATCATGCGCGGCCTGCGCCGTCTGTTCGGCCGGGGGCCATGGCGCGGAGAACGGTTCCGTGCGGTCTTTGCCAGCGTCCCCGGCGAGACGCATATCCTCGGCGTGGCGATGGCCGCCGATCTGCTGACGATGCACGGATGGGAAATCGACCTGCGCGCCGGGCTCGACCATGACCGCCTCGTGGCCGAGATCGGCAACGCCGACTATCCGATCATCGGCCTTTCGGCGTCGTCCGGCCGGATGCTGTTCCCCTTGGCACGTCTGATCGTCGCGCTGCGCGTGTCGAACCCCGGGGCCTGGATCATGGCCTGCGGCGGCATCACCGATCTGGAACCCGACGTCGCGGCCCTGGTCGATGCCGACGCCGCCGCACGGGATGTGCCGGCCGCAGAACGGATGATGGAATCCTACGTCGCCCAGATGCAGGGCAGCGCCCAGCTTTAGCGGCGGGCTGCCGCGCGCGGTCACAATTCTTAACGGATGATGAACGGCGCAGTGTCAACTCATTGAAATCATTGATATGGAAAGGGCGTCCCATCGTGGGACGCCCCTGCCTTTCAGGTGTCCTCCATGCGGAAGGCCGCATCCACCGGCGGCCGGATCGCGTTCAGCAGCGCATTGGTCCGCGCGGCCTGCGCGACCACCCGGAACAGATCGGCCTGCTCCTCCGCCGTCATGCCCCTGGCGCGGGCCGCCGCCAGATGCGAATGCGTGCAGTAGTCGCAGGCATTCACGATGCTGACGGCGGCATAGATCATCTCCTTCACCTTCGGGTCGAGCGCCGAGGGCGTGGCCATCACCCCCTTCACGCCCGCCCAGGTCTCGGCCAGCAGCGCCGGGTCGAAGGCGAGGTATCGCCAGACATTGTTGACGAAGTCCGATCCCCGCGTGGCGCGGATATCATCGAACACCGCCTTCACCCGGGGGTCGGCCTCGGGATCGGCGGGCGGGGTCACGGTTGCCAAGATGCGACTCCTTTCAGCCTGCGGGGACTGCTGCGCCGCTCAGGCCAGCGTGAAGATCCGCGCCGGGCCGCCGGTGCCCCCGGCATGTTTCGGCGCCCCCACCACCAGCGTGCCCCCCGTCGCGGGCACGGTCTCGAGGTTCGCCAGGCACTCGATCCCCCAGCGGCCCGAGGGCAGCCAGGCATAGTGCGTGGCGAAGTCCGGGCTCGGCCCGTGATCCAGCGACAGCGTGTCCACCGCAATCCCCGCCGCGTCCGCCTCGATCAGCATCTGCGCCGCCTCGATGTGAAACCCGGGGAAGTGCATCTTGCCCTCGGCGTCGAGCCCCCGGAACCGCGCGTCGCGCAACAGCGGCCCCCAACCCGACAGCATCGCCACGCAGGCCCCCGCCGGCACCGGCCCGTGCGCCGCGATCCAGGCCGAAAGGTCGTCGGGCGTCACCTGCGCGTCGGCGTTCTCGGCCGCCTTCGCCCGGATATCGACCACGCAGAGCGGGCAGACCAGCCGTTCCGGCGGAATCGCATCCACCGACAGGCCGTCCGCCGAGAAATGCAGCGGCGCGTCCATGTGGGTGCCGGTATGCTCGTTCACCCGGATTTCCTTGAGGTTGAACATGTGCTCGGCATAGTTGAACACCTGCGTCTCGAAGAACTGCTGGTCGCCGAAGAAGGTCGGGAAATCGGTCGTCAGCGTGTGGGTCATGTCGGTGACGCTGCGCGCCGCCTGCGCCATGGCCGGCATCGGTATCACCGATGCCGCCGCCGCCCCCGCCATTCCCGCCGCCCCGGCGCGCAGAAACCCGCGCCGCGACAGCATCCGTTCCTTCACGCTTTCGGTCACACAGGCATGGCACATCGCCGGACACTCCCTGTTATGTTGTAACGCACTGATGCGGCAGTGATTTGCGCGCGGCGTCGGACACAGAGTGCGCCAGTTTTGAAGCCTGTCAACCGTCAGGCGAATCCCGGACCGCGCGATCCTCGGCGGCCGACCGGCCCGGGCGCGCCGATGGCGCGGTCTTGCACTGCGCGCACCGGGCATCCGCGACGCTCAGCCTTCCATCGCCTCCAGTTCGTCGATGAAGCCCGCGATCATCGAAAGCCCCCGGTCCCAGAACGCCGGGTCCGACAGGTCAAGCCCGAAGGGCGCCAGCAATTCCCGGTGATGCTTCGACCCGCCGGCCTCGAGCATCGCGAAATACTTCGCCTCGAAGTCGGGAAGCCCCGATTCATAGGCCGCGTAGAGTGCGTTCACCAGGCCATCGCCGAAGGCATAGGCATAGACGTAGAAGGGCGAGTGGACGAAATGCGGGATATAGGCCCAGAAGGTCTCGTACCCGTCCATGAAGTCGAACGCATCCCCGAGGCTCTCGGCCTGCACGCTCATCCACAGCGCGTTGATGTCGTCAGGTGTCAGTTCCCCGGCCTTCCGTGCGGCATGCAACTTGCATTCGAAGTCGTAGAAGGCGATCTGCCGCACCACCGTGTTGATCATGTCCTCGACCTTGCCCGCCAGCAGGATCTTGCGTTCGGCCGGGGTCGCGGCCTCGGACAGGAGGCGGCGGAAGGTCAGCATCTCGCCGAACACGCTGGCGGTTTCCGCGAGAGTCAAAGGGGTTGCAGCCAGAAGCTCACCTTGCGCGGCGGCAAGCCGCTGATGCACCCCGTGGCCCAGTTCATGCGCCAGCGTCATCACGTCGCGCGGTTTGCCCAGGTAGTTCAGCATCACGTAGGGATGGACGGTGGTGACCGTCGGATGGGCGAAGGCCCCCGGCGCCTTGCCGGGCTTCACGCCGGCGTCGATCCAGCCGCGGGTAAAGAACGGCTCGGCCAGTTCCGCGAGGCGCGGGCTGAACGCCGCATAGGCGCTGCTGACCATGGCGCGGGCGGTGCCCCAGTCGACCAACCGGGGCGCTTCGAGCGGAAGGGGCGCGTTGCGGTCCCAGACCTGAAGGCGGTCAAGACCCATCCAGCGGGCCTTCAGCCGGTAGTAGCGGTGCGACAGGCGCGGATAGGCGGCCACCACGGCATCGCGCAGGGCCTGCACGACCTCGGGTTCCACATGGTTCGACAGATGGCGCCCGTGCTGCGGCGAGGGCATCTTGCGCCAGCGGTCGTGAATGTCCTTTTCCTTGGCCAGCGTGTTGTGGACACGCGCGAACAGCTTGATGTTCCTGTCGAATTCGGTTGCCAATGCGCGCGCTGCGGCCTCGCGCCGGGTGCGGTCGGTGTCGGTCAGCAGGTTCAGCGTGGACTCGAGGTTCAGCCGTTCCTCCTCGCCCGCGACGGCAAAGGTCAGACCCGCCATCGTCTCGTCGAACAGCCGGTTCCAGGCCGCGGCGCCGACCGTCGACTGGTCGTGCAGGAAGCGTTCCAACTCGTCCGACAGCTGGTGCGGGCGCATCGCGCGCATGCGGTCGAACACCGGCTTGTAGCGGGCAAGGCCCGCGTCGGCGGCCAGAAGCGCGGCCAGATGGTCATCTTCCAGCCGGTTGAACTCCAGGCTGAAGAACACGAGCGCGGTGGTCGCCTCGGTCACCTTGTCCTGCGCGTCGGCGATGAACTTGGCGCGTTCGCTGTCCATGGTGTTCTGGTAATAGCGCAGCCCCGCATAGGACATGATGCGCCCTGCAAGGATGTCGATCGCCTCGTAGGACTCGACGCAGGCACGCAGCCCGGCCGCGTCAAGCGATGCGAGATTCCCCTCGTAAGATTTTGCAAAGGCGTCACAATCCGCAACAAGCCGGGTCATGTCGGCGGCGAATTCCGGGGCGTCGGGCGCGGGATAGAGATCGCGCAGGTCCCATTCCGGCAGGTCGCCGAAGGCGCCGCCGCCGCTGGCGTCTGCATCGAACAGGGGCTGGATCGGGGACATGGGGCACCTCTTGCGTTTGGTTCCATCTAGGGGGGGTGGCGGCGGAACCGCAACCCTTGCGCCCCGCGGGCGGGGTCAATTTTCGCGGTGGGCGCGCAGCAGGCCGCGCAGGCTGTCGAGCGTGTCGATCTCGGCGACCGGCTTGTCGCGGCGCCAGCGGAGCATCCGGGGAAAGCGCAGGGCGATGCCGGACTTGTGGCGGGGGCTGTCCTGGATGCCCTCGAAGGCCAGTTCGAACACAAGATGTGGTGTCACCCGCCGCACAGGGCCGAAGCGTTCGAGGGTGTTGGCGCGAACCCAGGCCGTGATCTCGGCGAACTCGGCGTCGGTCAGGCCGGAATAGGCCTTGGTGAACGGCACGAAGGTGTCGCCGTCGCGCAGGCCGAAGGTGAAATCGGTGTAGAGCGTGGCACGGCGGCCATGGCCTGCCTGGGCATAAAGCATAACCGCGTCAACGGTGTAGGGGTCGATCTTCCACTTCCACCAATCGCCACGGCGGCGGCCGGTGAAATAGGGCGACAGGGCGCGTTTCAGCATCAGCCCCTCGGCCTGCCGGTCGCGCGACCCGCGCCGGAGGGATGCCAGATCATCCCATGATTCAAAGGGGATGTCGGGCGATATCGAGACCGGCGCGGCGGCCGGCAGGGCGGCCAGCAGCGCGGTCAGGCGGGACCGGCGGGCATGGAAGGGGGTGGCGCGCAGGTCCGCGCCGGCATCCTCCAGCAGGTCATAAGCCAGGAAATGCACGGGAGTTTCGGCAAGCAACTGGCGGGAAAGGGTTTTTCGGCCGATCCGGCGTTGCAGCGCGGCGAAGGGCTGCGGCCGGGCGGCTGCCCGGTTCCAGGCCAGGATCTCGCCGTCGATCACGGTTCCATGGGGCAACATGCTGGAAAGAAGCGCGAATTCCGGAAACCGATCGGTCATCAGCTCTTCGCCCCGGGACCAGACGGCGAAGGCATCGGCACGCGCGACGATCTGGCCCCGGATGCCGTCCCACTTCCATTCGGCGGACCAGTCGGCGGGCGGCCCGAGGCTGTCGGGCGGATCCTCCAGGGGCGAGGCGAGGGCAAAGGGGTAGGGTCGCGTACCCCCAGATGTTGCGGTCGCATCGAGCAGTTGCGCCCAGGTGATGTGGTCGGGGTGCCAGTCACCCATCAGGCGATGGGCGATGTCGGCCTCGGCCCGGCCGGTGGCCATGGCCAGCGCCCGCGTCATCAGCCCCCGGCTGACACCCATGCGGAAACCGCCGGTCAGAAGCTTGATGAAGAGGAACCGCTCGGCGCCGCCAAGCCCGTCCCAGGCCCCGAGGATGGCCGCGCGGCGCGTCTCGACCGGCTGGCCGGTCAGCCCGATCAGGAATTGAATCCAGTGGGTTAGAGAATGATCCTCAGACCGGGACGGCGGCGGAAGCAGCAGCGTGATGGTCTCGGCCAGGTCGCCCGCGACGGCATAGCTTTCCTCCATCAGCCAGTCGGGAATGGCCGCGGCCTGCGCCGCCCAGAGGCGCAGTTCGGTGGCATTGACCGCCCGCTTTGGCCGCCGCCCCGACAGGAGCGCCGCACACCACAGGCGGTCGGATTCGGGGGCGGTGCGGAAATAGGCGGCCAGCGCCTCGGTCCGGGTGCCGGTGCGGGTGGTGCCGTCGAGGGCGGCAAAGAGCTTGGTAAACCGTTTCATAACGGTCTGGCACGCGTCTGGCATGCGTCTGGCATGCGTCGGGACAGGAGGGCGGCCGCGACGCGCGTCATTCGAGGCCCTCGGGCTCTTCCCCGTCGCCGGACCAGCCGGTCTCGACCACCCGCGCGTCGCGGCCCTGTCCGGCCAGCCAGCGGCGGAACGGCGTGGTGTAGCCATGCGTCACGAACACGCGCTCGGCCCCCGTGGCGGCGATGGCGGCATTCAGGCCAGGCCAGTCCGCGTGGTCCGAGATGACGAAGCCGGTGGCCAGGCCCCGCCTGCGCCGGATGCCGCGCAGTGCCATCCACCCGCTTGCGAAGGCCTGCGCGACGGGGGCGCCCAGCCGGTCGGCCCAGGGCGTGTTCAGCGCCGAGGGCGGCGCCAGGACGAGCGCACCGGGCGGCACCGCTCCGGCGCGGGCGGGCAGGGTGGGCGGCAGCGCATAGCCCTGGGCGCGCAGGATCGCCGTCGGCCCCTCGACCGCGCCATGGGTATGGATCGGCCCGAGCGCCGGCAGGGCCGCCATGATGCGCTGCGCCTTGCCAAGGCCATAGGCGCCGACCAGGCTGATCCGCCCCTCGGCGGCGTTGGCCGCCCACCAGTCCGCGATGTCTTGCATCACCTGCGCCTGCGGGGCCCATCGGAAGATCGGCAGCCCGAAGGTGCATTCGCTGATGAAGGCATCGCAGCGCAGCGGCTCGAAGGGTTCCGACAGACCGTCGGCCTCGGTCTTGTAGTCGCCCGAGACCACCCAGACCTCGCCCCGGTGCTCGACGCGGATCTGCGCGGAGCCGGGCACATGGCCTGCCGGATGGAAGCTGACGGTGACATCGCCGATGCGCCGGGGTTCGGCCCATCCGATCGCCTCGGCGGCGATGTCGCCGAGGCGGTGACGGATCACCGGCAGCGCCGCGCCCGTCGCCAGATAGCGTCCGTGGCCGGGGCGGGCGTGGTCGGAATGGCCGTGGGTGACAAGCGCGCGATCCACCGGGCGCCAGGGGTCGATGTGAAACCCCCCGGCGGGGCAGAAGATGCCGCGGTCGGTGAAGGTGAGGACGGGATCACGGGCCATGCCCGATAGATAGCGCCCCCGCGCCCGGTGCAACATCCCGCTGTGGCGCAACAGCGGCGGG
Encoded here:
- a CDS encoding Gfo/Idh/MocA family oxidoreductase, yielding MQTIRWGILGASKFARDHMAPAIHAARGAMLAAVATSDPARALPFAELAPGLRVLGDYDALLADPAIDAVYIPLPNHLHVEWTLRALAAGKHVLTEKPLAMTAAEYDTVIAARDAAGRLAAEAYMIVHHPQWQRARALIADGAIGPVLHVDGAFSYDNRHDLANIRNRPETGGGGIRDIGVYTYGSARFATGAEPEPETLRARWVLENGVDTWAQVTGRFSGNGHSFTYSAVTSMRLFPRQEMTFQGERGLLRLTCPFNANVFGEARVELHRPGLSVTAERFPGVNHYVLQVEAFGASLRDGGPYGCPLEFTRGTQAMIDRVFAVAAPA
- a CDS encoding B12-binding domain-containing protein → MNKDDRLLLDAQAFERAKGLFVAPSPRLPGKAVEALASEVLARLSSRGGAIDIWAAADSASRMEGRIESLSHALLALDDAEATEIVMQAHTDGVPVETLYLGLLAEAARRLGRWWEEDRITSVEVVIGAGRIYAIMRGLRRLFGRGPWRGERFRAVFASVPGETHILGVAMAADLLTMHGWEIDLRAGLDHDRLVAEIGNADYPIIGLSASSGRMLFPLARLIVALRVSNPGAWIMACGGITDLEPDVAALVDADAAARDVPAAERMMESYVAQMQGSAQL
- a CDS encoding carboxymuconolactone decarboxylase family protein produces the protein MATVTPPADPEADPRVKAVFDDIRATRGSDFVNNVWRYLAFDPALLAETWAGVKGVMATPSALDPKVKEMIYAAVSIVNACDYCTHSHLAAARARGMTAEEQADLFRVVAQAARTNALLNAIRPPVDAAFRMEDT
- a CDS encoding cyclase family protein, whose protein sequence is MCHACVTESVKERMLSRRGFLRAGAAGMAGAAAASVIPMPAMAQAARSVTDMTHTLTTDFPTFFGDQQFFETQVFNYAEHMFNLKEIRVNEHTGTHMDAPLHFSADGLSVDAIPPERLVCPLCVVDIRAKAAENADAQVTPDDLSAWIAAHGPVPAGACVAMLSGWGPLLRDARFRGLDAEGKMHFPGFHIEAAQMLIEADAAGIAVDTLSLDHGPSPDFATHYAWLPSGRWGIECLANLETVPATGGTLVVGAPKHAGGTGGPARIFTLA
- a CDS encoding M3 family oligoendopeptidase, producing the protein MSPIQPLFDADASGGGAFGDLPEWDLRDLYPAPDAPEFAADMTRLVADCDAFAKSYEGNLASLDAAGLRACVESYEAIDILAGRIMSYAGLRYYQNTMDSERAKFIADAQDKVTEATTALVFFSLEFNRLEDDHLAALLAADAGLARYKPVFDRMRAMRPHQLSDELERFLHDQSTVGAAAWNRLFDETMAGLTFAVAGEEERLNLESTLNLLTDTDRTRREAAARALATEFDRNIKLFARVHNTLAKEKDIHDRWRKMPSPQHGRHLSNHVEPEVVQALRDAVVAAYPRLSHRYYRLKARWMGLDRLQVWDRNAPLPLEAPRLVDWGTARAMVSSAYAAFSPRLAELAEPFFTRGWIDAGVKPGKAPGAFAHPTVTTVHPYVMLNYLGKPRDVMTLAHELGHGVHQRLAAAQGELLAATPLTLAETASVFGEMLTFRRLLSEAATPAERKILLAGKVEDMINTVVRQIAFYDFECKLHAARKAGELTPDDINALWMSVQAESLGDAFDFMDGYETFWAYIPHFVHSPFYVYAYAFGDGLVNALYAAYESGLPDFEAKYFAMLEAGGSKHHRELLAPFGLDLSDPAFWDRGLSMIAGFIDELEAMEG
- a CDS encoding ATP-dependent DNA ligase — its product is MKRFTKLFAALDGTTRTGTRTEALAAYFRTAPESDRLWCAALLSGRRPKRAVNATELRLWAAQAAAIPDWLMEESYAVAGDLAETITLLLPPPSRSEDHSLTHWIQFLIGLTGQPVETRRAAILGAWDGLGGAERFLFIKLLTGGFRMGVSRGLMTRALAMATGRAEADIAHRLMGDWHPDHITWAQLLDATATSGGTRPYPFALASPLEDPPDSLGPPADWSAEWKWDGIRGQIVARADAFAVWSRGEELMTDRFPEFALLSSMLPHGTVIDGEILAWNRAAARPQPFAALQRRIGRKTLSRQLLAETPVHFLAYDLLEDAGADLRATPFHARRSRLTALLAALPAAAPVSISPDIPFESWDDLASLRRGSRDRQAEGLMLKRALSPYFTGRRRGDWWKWKIDPYTVDAVMLYAQAGHGRRATLYTDFTFGLRDGDTFVPFTKAYSGLTDAEFAEITAWVRANTLERFGPVRRVTPHLVFELAFEGIQDSPRHKSGIALRFPRMLRWRRDKPVAEIDTLDSLRGLLRAHREN
- a CDS encoding ligase-associated DNA damage response exonuclease, whose amino-acid sequence is MARDPVLTFTDRGIFCPAGGFHIDPWRPVDRALVTHGHSDHARPGHGRYLATGAALPVIRHRLGDIAAEAIGWAEPRRIGDVTVSFHPAGHVPGSAQIRVEHRGEVWVVSGDYKTEADGLSEPFEPLRCDAFISECTFGLPIFRWAPQAQVMQDIADWWAANAAEGRISLVGAYGLGKAQRIMAALPALGPIHTHGAVEGPTAILRAQGYALPPTLPARAGAVPPGALVLAPPSALNTPWADRLGAPVAQAFASGWMALRGIRRRRGLATGFVISDHADWPGLNAAIAATGAERVFVTHGYTTPFRRWLAGQGRDARVVETGWSGDGEEPEGLE